The nucleotide window CGTTGTGGCTGGCTTGACATTCCTGCTCTAAATTACACAGCAATGCTTAATGGTGTTACTGACCTTATTATTACTAAAGCAGATGTTCTTTCAGGTTTTGACAAAATTAAAACTTGTGCAGGTTATCAAAATATCAATGGTGTTGAATTGTCTTATCCTGATATTTATAATTCTACTGATATTCAACCGAAACATATAGAACATCATGGATGGGCAAAAGATGTAAGCTCAATTAAAAACTTTGAAGAATTACCCTTAGAATTCAAAAATTATATTTCTTTTATTGAAGAAAACACTCAAAAAAGAATATCAATAGTTTCGGTAGGACCAGAAAGGTTACAAACAATAATGCGATAACAGNNNNNNNNNNNNNNNNNNNNNNNNNNNNNNNNNNNNNNNNNNNNNNNNNNNNNNNNNNNNNNNNNNNNNNNNNNNNNNNNNNNNNNNNNNNNNNNNNNNNTCTAATAATGCTCTAAAAGGGTCTGATTTAAATTCTTCAAATTCAGCAATTTTAAAATCAAAAGCATTACTTTCTTTTATAATGTAACTAGTAAATAATCTCAACTCAAAGAAATCATAATATGAAATTCTCATTGCATCATTATGCCTGTTAAATATTTCTTGATTAATTAGAATTTTTTTCAAATCATCCCATTTTACCCAAAATAGAGGTTGTTCGCCAAGATCAACACCACTTGCACTTAAAACAAACAATGGAGCAACAGCAATTATTCTTGGGAAAAACATGGATCTTTGTTTATCAAATACCCAGTCCTCCATAATTTCGTATCTTTTAATATCACTGGTTCTAAATGGATTAGTGATAACGGAATCAATCAAATAATCGGGATAGTCAGGGTCAGGTGCATATTGAATAACTTCTTCTTCAGATCCTCTACCGAGTACTTCCTCAGCAGTATAGAAAGAAACTAATGAATCATTTCTATATGCAGTAATAGGAGCACTGCCATATCCTGTAGTAGATGCTTCATAAATAATTCTATAAAGTGGATTTTTTGGCCACTTCATAATAACATTTATCTTTTCTCTGGTGTCAATAACTCTATGTATTCTTCGAGTGTACATTACGTCAGCTTCTCTTAAAGGAGGATAAGGTACAACCTTCCTCTCTTTAATTGCTTTCTTTTCGTAAGTAAAATCACCATAATTTGTTTGAGCAGAAGTATTAAATGTACTGCATAAAACTATGGTAAAAATAAATAGAACAGTTAATGATATTAGAATCCTTTGCTTTTTCATAAAATATAATTATTTTACTGTTAAAATAATACCTGTTGGCAGTCTTTTTCTACCAACTTTTGGAGCAGTTGCCCAAATATTGTCGATAATTATTCTGTCTCCTTTTTGAGGACTTCCTAATGCTTGCTTCATTGCAGAAGATAATCTTGCACCATTACCATTTAACAATTTAGCATTTCCACGTCTGGGTTGATACACAAAACGGAATTTTGATACTCTGTATTTTAAACCTTCAAATGCAAAATCCTCTAAGCGAACAGTAATAAAGTTAACCATTCTAATTTCACCGGGACTAATCTCTCCACTTTCTTTAGAACCAAAATAAGGTGTTGGCTTTGGAACATTTTTAATTCTGAAATTCTTTTTCCCCATATTTCTTCCACCACCACCGGGTAATGAAACGTTAGCACTAATATTAACTTCATGAACTCTACCACGTGAATCGGGAACATTAAGTATATATTTCCCTGCACTTGTTTTCCTTAAACTACCATAAGATGCCCTTCCACTTACTTGAGAAGGCTGAAATCCAGGTACAGATACAGAAATTGGATTATCAAGACCAATATACACAACATTCATTTTTGTTGCTGAAATTATAGCTGGTGCATTAAATACATCATATTTCATAGATGATATATATTCTTTCTTTTCTCCTGTTTTCTTATTGGTTACAACAATTTTTACTTCGTTTTCTCTTGGTCCCTGTGAATTTGGAGTAACTTCAAAATGGGCTTTTCCATTTTTAACTTCCATTTTGTTTCCACCAATAAAAATTTCAGGGTCTTTTTTAGAATCATAAGCTGCTAACAAAACATCAGCTGTATATTTTTCGCCAACGGCAACTGCACTTTTTTCTGTTAACACAACAGGTATTAGTTGGTCAAAAGAAACATCTTCTGCACCAATAGCATTGATTAAAGCATCAATAATATTTGCTTGAGAAGTTCTAACATCCTGTTGAATTTTTGTTAATAATGTAACTGCTGCAATAGCAGGTACCATGTGGAAATTTTGTATTGCCCACTCACCTTTCGTTTTAGATTCCGCTTTAATTGTTATGTTTGAAGCAAAAACATCTTTATCTATTGTTTCAATATTATCAATTACATCAAAGAAATCTTTTCTTGTTTCCCCAATAAGATTAAACAATTCTTCTCCTTTCGGACCATTAACAAAAAATCTTTCTGCTATCTCAATGTTAGACATTCCGACCATAACACTATCCACAATTCCACCTTCCTCATGTCCACCATGTGTATTTGCCTCACGTCCACCGCTTCCATAAATAATCTTATCAATTAAATTTTGCAAATAATCATAACTGTCATCTGCTATTTTATTAGTTTTTGTTGCAAGGTCAAAATATTCCTGCGTTGTTGAAGCACTTGTACTCATAAGTTTATCAAACTGTTTCATAGTAAATTCATTTTTACTATCAATAAGCTTAATTGACTTCTCCATACCTTCGTTTACGGTCTGAAAGGCAAGTAGAATCTCTGCAGAAACATTAAGTGCAAGCAATGCCGTGAGAACAAGATACATCATATTGATCATCTGTTGTCTCATTGGATTAGTTTTACCTACTGCCATAATATTTTCCTTTTATTGTTTTTTATAAAATTTAAAATTCAAAATGTTATTCAATTATTATCCTCTTGCAGGATTCATTGCAGTTAACATATTACCATAAACATTGTTAAGTGATTCTAAGTTCTCATTTAATTTTGAAAATCCTTCTTTCACTTGAACAGACATTGTTCCTGCATCAGAAATGGTATTTATAACTTCTGAGAGTTTCTCATTGTATAGATTCATGGCTTCACGGTGCTTGTTAGAAACTTCAAGTTCCGATTCATAAGAATTATTAAGAGATGAAAGGTTTTCAGCAGCTGATTTTACTTGATCAATATAACCTTTTGAACTTAAAGATGCTTCAGTAAGAGATCCCATAGCATTACTAAAATCACTATTAAATTTGGTTAACACATCAAGGTGTTTATTTGTTTCACTAAGTTCTTTTTCATACGCAAAATTAAGTGAAGTAAGATTACCTGATGCAGCTTTTATCTGATTAAAATATTCTTTAGATGAACCTGATGCTTCACTAAGGAATGTCATAGCTTCAGCAGTTTTTTCTGTGGCATCTTTAACTTTGCTTACACCTTCAGTTGCACGTCTTACACCATCTGTAAAGTCATTTGTAGCAATTGCCGCATTTGAAACGTCTTTTATTCCGCTAACAGTATCAGCAAATTTATTCATACCTGTACCAAGTCTGTTAACCATTTCTTTCTCAATATTTGCATCTTCAAGCATTTTGTCAATTTCTTCAGAAATACTTTTCTTGGTTTCTTCTTCTCCTTTTTCACCTTCTTCAACCTCTTTCAATTCAGGATATACTATTGACCAATCTGTTTCGTGTTGAACATCAAAAGCAGAAATAAAGAAAATTAAAGCCTCAGTGGTTAAACCTAAAGTAAGCATTGCTCCAGCTCCTTTCCAGTGCATAATTTTAAATAATGCACCTAAAATCACAACCGCAGCACCCCATCCATATAACTTAGCCATAAAAGCTTTAAAGACTTTACTTTTTAGAAAAGGCTCTTTTTTCTTAGCACTTTTTGCTTTTTTTACTTTTTTTGATTTTGCCATTTTTTTTAGTTTTTTCTTTTAGTTAATATTAGTAATGATATTTTTAGTAATTTGTTTTTCTGTCTTTAATTGATCGTCCCATATAAGTCATTACGCATCTAAAACCTACATAAGATTTTGCTGTATCTTGATATTCGTAAGAACGGACTCCATTTTGAAGGTAATATCCAACATCTTTAAATGAGCCTCCACATATTGTTTTTCTTTTTGTAGTTGCAGATTCTTCTTCTTTTGCATTATAATAGTAATGAGGATTCATGTCATCAATTACACTATGAATTCCTTCAGAATAAGCATTGTCTGTCCATTCACCAACGTTCCCTGCCATACAATATAATCCGTAATCGTTTGGGAAATATGATGTAACTTTTACAGGATAATAAGCACCATCTTCTTTGTAGTTTCCTCTTAAAGGTTTAAAGTTTGCTAGGAAACAACCTTTACTATTTCTCAAATAAGGACCACCCCATGGATATGGACTAAATTCTCTACCACCTCTTGCAGCATATTCCCATTCAGCTTCTGTGGGCAATCTGAATGGATTAACTTTTGGCATCCCTATGGTTTTGTAATAATCGTTTAAATATTTTGTTCTCCAATGAGTAAATGCTTTTGCTTGTTTCCAACTTACACCTACTACAGGATAATCATCATATCCAGGATGATAAAAATATAATTGTGTTAATGGGTCATTAAATGAATATGTAAAGTCTCTTATCCAACATAATGTATCAGGATAAATTCTAACTCTTTCATCTTTACGAAATTTACCTCTAGAAGCAGGATTTCCTTTTCTGTTATCTTCATAGTATTTTCTCTTAGATGCTTCATGAAGATCCATCCATTCATAATCGTAAATGAATTTTCTTACATCAAATTCGTATGCATCACCTTCGTAAATATCATCTCCTTGGTAATACATGTCCATTATCATTTCTTTTGTTTCAAAATCGCCATACTTTAATTTAGGTTTCCAATTAATGTACTGATCTCCATTCCCGTTTTCAAGGACATAATCTTCGGCAATCATTTTTCTTGCCATTGAGTCTCTTACCCAATGTACAAATTGTCGGTATTCATTATTTGTAACTTCTGTATCGTCCATATAAAACGATTGAACAGTTACTTGCATAGGTCTAGAGGTCAGATGATAAATAATATCTTGGTCTGCCTGTCCCATATGGAAAGATCCTGTCGGAATATTAACAGTGCCATAAGGTTGTGGATGGTTCCAAACCATCCTACCTTTTACACCGACCAGTTGTCCTTTAGTGTTGTTTAATCCGCAACTGTTTAAAAGTAATGATAATGATAAAATGCCTAAGGCAATAAGTTTAGTATTTCTAAAAAATCTCATATTGTTAATATTAATCAATGAGCAAAAGTAATATTATTTATAAAATCAAACAAAATAATAACGAATTTATTTATGAATTATTATTTAAAAATTTTTTTCACTAATTTCTTTAATTATTTATAAAACATTTAACGATTCATTTATCTATTTATTGTTACATATACCTAGGTGTCCAAATAATATTTGGGATAATCACTCTTGGTTTAGTAACTATTTTAAAACAATAATTTAAAAGAACCTCATGAGTACCACTACTATAATTTAATAATTCAGTAGTTGTAAGATCATAAGAATAACCGAATTGAAGTTCGGGTGTAAGTTTCATACCAAGCAAGAGAGATATTGCATCTTGCTGTCGATATTGTAATCCTGCCCAAAATCTTTCTTTATATAAAACATTTGTATTTATATCAAATTGAATTTTTGCGGGGTCAATTTTCACTAAAAATGATGGCTTAACAAGAATATCTCTATTTGTTGGCCAGTAAAAATTAACACCTCCAGAGAGATATGTTTGCAAAACCATATCATTTATTGAAGTTCCCCAGTCAAAACTTCCACCAAGTAAATGTTGGGCAGATGCTCCAATAAAATATCTTTCTGTATAAAGATAAATGCCTGCACCAAGGTCAGGAATCATATCTGATTCTTTACCCCCTGGAATTCTTGGGTCATTTTCCCCAGGTTCAGGTGGCTCCCATTCACCATCTATTCCTTTTTCTACCATTCCGCCATTTAATCCATAGTGTAGTGAACCAAACGTAAAATCATATTTCCCTGAAAAGGTAAGATTAAATGCCCTTGTGTATTCAAATCCTTGTTCATCATTGACAACATACAAGCCAATACCTCCTAAATATGGGTTTTTTAATGCTCCGTGAATACTAAAGGTTTGAGTAACGGGTCCTTTTTCTTTATTTGGTCCTTCAAAACCTGTCCACTGGTTGTGTAATAGGAATGTAGCACATATAAACTCTCTGTTTGTCCCTGTAAAAGCAGGGTTGTAAACGTGTTTGTTGAACATATAATGTGTATAAAGAGGATCCTGCTGTGCGTATATTTTTAAACTACTACCAAGTGTAATTGTAAATACTGACAGGAAAATTATTGTTTGTAAATTTTTTGTAGCCATTTATTTACATTTAAGAATGAAAAAATTGATAAATTTAATGATTTAAAAAGTCGCAAGATAGGAAAATTTATTTTTCTACCCAAAATGTAGGTAAAATAAATTCAATAAAAGACTATTTATTACTTTTGATGAACTGTTCCAATGCCATTTTCATTGATGGTGCTTGCGGTGTAGGAGCTTCAATATCAACACTTAATCCTATGTCTTCTAATGCACTTTTTGTATTGTTGCCAAATGCAGCAATTTTTATATCATTTTGTTTAAAACCATTAAAATTTTCTTGCAAGGAAATAATTCCTGCAGGACTAAAAAATGCAACTACGTCAAATTCATTAATATCTAAATCAGAAAGATCACTAGATACTGTTTTGTAAAGTGTTGCAGTTGAGTATTTAAGGTTATTTTTTGATAGAAAACTTGGTATTTCGTTGCTGGAAATATTGGAGCAAGGAATGAAAAAGTTATCTTTTTTATGTTTCATGATAACATCTTTCATACTTTGATTTCTTCTTTTAGGGAAGAAAATTTTTCTTTTTCTGTAAGTAGTATATTTTTGAAGATACAAAGCATAGGACTCACTCGGGCAGAAAAATTTCATACTTGGAGGAACATCAACTCTTGTTTCTTCACAAATGCGGAAGAAATTTTCTATTGATGTTCTACTTGTAATTATTACTGAGGAATGATCTAGTATGTTTATACGTTCTTTTAAAAATTCTATTGCAGGGATTTCTTCAACCTGAATAAATTTTCTAAAACTTATCTTCACATTGTATTTGTCTGCTAAATCAAAAAATGGGGACCTTAAGTTTTCAGGTTCTGGTTGTGAAATTAAAATGGTCTTAATTTTCATTTCCTTTTTTAACTTTTATTTAGTAAACCACCCTGTTTCTTTAAAAAAAAGAATATACAGCGATATTTCAAAGGTGCAAAGGTATAAAAAAATGTATAAACTACTAAAAGTAAAAACCTTTTTTATTTGAAAAAATATTCTAACGGTTCTAAAACTGATAGCTATAATTAACACCAGAATAATAAACTGAGAAAAATACCCCTGATATGGTTCTTTTAGATATGTACTAACGAATACAATAGGTGTTAATATAATTGCAAGTATTCGATTAAATCGTGAAACAGTCATTAAGTGGAAATTATTATACTTTGTACCATACATTAGTTTATAAAAAGTGGATACTATAATAATTTGGGAAATAAAAAAACCTGTAATCCATAATAAAATTTCTGCATAAAGATAATGGTATTCATTCCATAAGAACTCAAAGAAAAAAATGGAAAGAATTATTATAAAAACAATATCAAGTAAAATATTGTTAATCAAAAATGTTGAATGTTTCCTTTTATATTCCCTTATTAAATATTCTTTGCTGAAAATAGATTTATATAAATCATCATAATACTCAGAACTTGCTGTTCTTATGAAAATAATAATTATGAAAAGCATGATAAAAGCATAAAATAGTAAAGTGTTATCGCTAAGTGCTTTTTCGATAAATTTAAGTTGCTTTCCATTATTAAAGTTTCTTTTTTGAATATTTTTAGCATCCAAAGAATGATTCCCGAAATTGAAAAGCTCAAGATTAATTTCTGTATTATTGTCTAATCTTATTGAGTCATTATTAATTAATGGTATAGTATATACGATTTTAAGTAATCCGATAACAAATAATAATATGAATAAAAATCTTTTCATTAAGGGGGGTCTATAAATACATTTCTTTTAAGAAACAAAGATAATGAATAAGATGCAAGGCACAAATTTTTCTGAATAGCATTCCGCGTGTCGCTGAAGCTTTAGCGGAGGCACAAGCTATTGATAAAAATTTTAACGCAGTCAGATTGTTTATTATCTTTGTTCCCAAAGGGTTTTCAGCGTTTTTCATATACTTCTTCAAAAAATTTCACATTATCCCGATAGTGTTTCAATTATTTTCATTGTCTATAAAAAACGCTGAAAATCTTAATGCGAATGTATTTATAGAACCGCCCTTAAGTATTTAAAATAAATGCTTTATCAATTTTGCAACTGTATCCATGGCTATAATTTCAATAGAACTGTTTTTGGAATTAATATTTTTATTATAAGAAGAGACGTATATTTTATCAAATCCAAGTTTTTCTGCTTCAGTAATTCGTTTCTCTAATTGTTTTACAGGTCTTATTTCTCCTGAAAGTCCTACTTCGCCAACAAAACACACGTTATCTTTAATTGGAAAATCATTGAATGAGGAGGCAATTGCAATTACTGCACTAAGGTCAATTGATGGGTCTTTAACTTTAATACCTCCTGCAATATTGAGAAATACGTCTTGTGAGTTCATTTTTAAATCACATCTTTTTTCAAGAACTGCCAATAGCATTGACATTCGTTTGCTGTCGAAACCTGTGGTTGTTCGCTGGGGAGTACCATAATAAGTTGGAGCTACTAGTGCTTGTATTTCAATAAGCATAGGTCTTATTCCTTCTATAGTAGCTGCAATAGAAATTCCACTTAGGTCAATATCTCTTTGTGATAACAAAACTTCGGAAGGATTCTTTACCTCTCTTAATCCTTTTTCGTTCATTTCATAAATTCCAATATCCGAAATTGAACCAAAACGATTTTTAATAGTTCGTAAAATTCTGTAATCATAATTTCTGTCTCCTTCAAAATACAAAACAGTATCTACCATGTGTTCAAGTATTTTCGGTCCAGCGATATAGCCTTCCTTTGTTATATGTCCAACAAGAAAAATCGGAATATTTTTTACTTTTGCAATATCTGAAAGTCTTGCTGTACATTCTCTTATTTGTGTTACACTTCCGGCAGTGTTATCAATTACGTTTGTCGTTAACGTTTGAATTGAATCAATAATAATTATTGATGGATTTTCGTTTTCAATTGCTTGAGCAATAGTTTCTAATTTTGTTTCTGCTACAAGTAAGCAATTTTTATTTTTTATGTTAATGCGTTTTGCTCTAATTTTTATCTGTCCCACACTTTCTTCTCCTGAAACATATAGCACTTTTTTATCTTGAAGCATAACGGCTAATTGGAGTAATAAGGTTGATTTTCCTATTCCCGGTTCACCACCTAATAATATTAGTGAACCAGGTACAATACCTCCACCTACAACTCTGTTAAATTCTTTATCAGGGAGTTGTATTCTTTGCACATTTACAGAATCAAAATTTTCTAGATTGCTAATATTTAATTTTTTTGATGCTGTAGCTACTTGTTCAATCGTTTTGCTGTCTTGAATTACTTCCTCAACAAATGTATTCCACTCACCGCAACCTGAACATTTCCCCTGCCATTTTACACTTTTAGTTCCGCAATTTTGACAAACGTATATGGTTTTTGTTTTAGCCATTCTTTATTTTTTTACAAAAATAACAATTATTGAGAACTTTCGTATTCCGTATCTATTTCAGTTGGGTTTTCTGCTCCTAATTTAGCAAGCTTGTCGCATCTTTCATTTTCAGGATTGCCAGCATGTGCTTTTACCCATTTAAATTCAATGTCAAATTTTGGATAAATTTCTAGAAATTTTTTCCATAGGTCAACATTCTTTTTCTTTTTAAAAGCTTTTTTCTCCCAATTAAAAACCCAGCCTTTTGTAATTGAATTTACCACATAAGAAGAATCACTGTGAATAATAACTTTTATTTTGTTTGTTTTTAAAGATTTCATGGCAATAATTACTGCCAATAATTCCATTCTGTTGTTTGTAGTTTTTCTAAATCCTTTATAAATTTCTTTTCGTTTATCACCAAATTTTAATACAATTCCGTAACCTCCGGGACCTGGATTCCCAAATGCTGAACCGTCTGTATAAATTATAATCTTGTTACTCATAATTATTGGTTCTATAATTTGTAGTTATGTTCTTTCATTTTTGAAATGATACTATAATGTCTTGCATCATAATATTTTAGATTCTTTTTAATAAATTCAATTACCTCATTTGCATTACTTACTCCAAATACTTTATCGCCTTCCCACTCAATTCTTTTTCTGTCATCAATTTTAGTATCTGCAAGTTTTCCACTCCATCCATGTATTTTGTAAGCCATCAGCATTCTTTTAAAAGTCCAAGCAAAAGCCATCTCTGATAATGTACCCGCTCTACCTCCAATTGCAACTACTGCATCAGAATTTGCAACTATTGCATTTCTGTAAGTATCTAATCCTGTAGGGATAACTACGTCAATATATTTATTTGAATACTTTGGGTCAAATCCAGGGATTATTCCAATTACCATTCCATCTGTATAGTTGTCGGATTCTGTTGCTCCCTTGCAAACGGCTTCCATTATTCCTGACATTCCACCATTAACAATTCTGTAATTATTATCAACCAAGGTTTTTCCTAAGTTTTGAGCTAACAAATAAATTTCAGAATCTCTTTCTATTCCGGCATCTCCAATTACACCAACACTTATTTTTCTCATTCTTTTTCGATTTTACTTTATTTTTAAATTTCGTCAAATTTAAGCAAGAATACTAAACCAAAATCATTGAATAATGATTATGATTTTTAAATTTGAAATTTTGAATAAATAATTTAGGAGAAATTATCAGGGAGGTTGTTATTAAGGCAATTTAATCTATTGCCATATCTTTGTTTTTTATTGATTTTGAGTAGCTAATAATGTTTTCTACTGTATTAGGATTTGGATTTTCAACAAAAAGTTCCATTTTTGTTATCAAACTAATCAAAGATTTGTAATCACTTTTTAGGTTGGGGTTTGTATTCATTTCTTTTTCAAACCCTTTAGTGTCGTTAGCACTTAATTCATTATATATGTACTTAATAAGAATTTCTTCGTTGTAAATATTTTTCATACACTTGACATTTTTATATCTTAAATTCAATTATTAAACGCCAGCAATTTTAAATTATTATATTTGCAATAAAATATTTTTTGAAAGATGATTCCCTTTTTTAAAACAACGTAATAATCCTTATTTT belongs to Bacteroidota bacterium and includes:
- the gldN gene encoding gliding motility protein GldN; this translates as MKKQRILISLTVLFIFTIVLCSTFNTSAQTNYGDFTYEKKAIKERKVVPYPPLREADVMYTRRIHRVIDTREKINVIMKWPKNPLYRIIYEASTTGYGSAPITAYRNDSLVSFYTAEEVLGRGSEEEVIQYAPDPDYPDYLIDSVITNPFRTSDIKRYEIMEDWVFDKQRSMFFPRIIAVAPLFVLSASGVDLGEQPLFWVKWDDLKKILINQEIFNRHNDAMRISYYDFFELRLFTSYIIKESNAFDFKIAEFEEFKSDPFRALL
- the gldM gene encoding gliding motility protein GldM, whose translation is MAVGKTNPMRQQMINMMYLVLTALLALNVSAEILLAFQTVNEGMEKSIKLIDSKNEFTMKQFDKLMSTSASTTQEYFDLATKTNKIADDSYDYLQNLIDKIIYGSGGREANTHGGHEEGGIVDSVMVGMSNIEIAERFFVNGPKGEELFNLIGETRKDFFDVIDNIETIDKDVFASNITIKAESKTKGEWAIQNFHMVPAIAAVTLLTKIQQDVRTSQANIIDALINAIGAEDVSFDQLIPVVLTEKSAVAVGEKYTADVLLAAYDSKKDPEIFIGGNKMEVKNGKAHFEVTPNSQGPRENEVKIVVTNKKTGEKKEYISSMKYDVFNAPAIISATKMNVVYIGLDNPISVSVPGFQPSQVSGRASYGSLRKTSAGKYILNVPDSRGRVHEVNISANVSLPGGGGRNMGKKNFRIKNVPKPTPYFGSKESGEISPGEIRMVNFITVRLEDFAFEGLKYRVSKFRFVYQPRRGNAKLLNGNGARLSSAMKQALGSPQKGDRIIIDNIWATAPKVGRKRLPTGIILTVK
- the gldL gene encoding gliding motility protein GldL; amino-acid sequence: MAKSKKVKKAKSAKKKEPFLKSKVFKAFMAKLYGWGAAVVILGALFKIMHWKGAGAMLTLGLTTEALIFFISAFDVQHETDWSIVYPELKEVEEGEKGEEETKKSISEEIDKMLEDANIEKEMVNRLGTGMNKFADTVSGIKDVSNAAIATNDFTDGVRRATEGVSKVKDATEKTAEAMTFLSEASGSSKEYFNQIKAASGNLTSLNFAYEKELSETNKHLDVLTKFNSDFSNAMGSLTEASLSSKGYIDQVKSAAENLSSLNNSYESELEVSNKHREAMNLYNEKLSEVINTISDAGTMSVQVKEGFSKLNENLESLNNVYGNMLTAMNPARG
- a CDS encoding SUMF1/EgtB/PvdO family nonheme iron enzyme, with protein sequence MRFFRNTKLIALGILSLSLLLNSCGLNNTKGQLVGVKGRMVWNHPQPYGTVNIPTGSFHMGQADQDIIYHLTSRPMQVTVQSFYMDDTEVTNNEYRQFVHWVRDSMARKMIAEDYVLENGNGDQYINWKPKLKYGDFETKEMIMDMYYQGDDIYEGDAYEFDVRKFIYDYEWMDLHEASKRKYYEDNRKGNPASRGKFRKDERVRIYPDTLCWIRDFTYSFNDPLTQLYFYHPGYDDYPVVGVSWKQAKAFTHWRTKYLNDYYKTIGMPKVNPFRLPTEAEWEYAARGGREFSPYPWGGPYLRNSKGCFLANFKPLRGNYKEDGAYYPVKVTSYFPNDYGLYCMAGNVGEWTDNAYSEGIHSVIDDMNPHYYYNAKEEESATTKRKTICGGSFKDVGYYLQNGVRSYEYQDTAKSYVGFRCVMTYMGRSIKDRKTNY
- a CDS encoding type IX secretion system membrane protein PorP/SprF → MATKNLQTIIFLSVFTITLGSSLKIYAQQDPLYTHYMFNKHVYNPAFTGTNREFICATFLLHNQWTGFEGPNKEKGPVTQTFSIHGALKNPYLGGIGLYVVNDEQGFEYTRAFNLTFSGKYDFTFGSLHYGLNGGMVEKGIDGEWEPPEPGENDPRIPGGKESDMIPDLGAGIYLYTERYFIGASAQHLLGGSFDWGTSINDMVLQTYLSGGVNFYWPTNRDILVKPSFLVKIDPAKIQFDINTNVLYKERFWAGLQYRQQDAISLLLGMKLTPELQFGYSYDLTTTELLNYSSGTHEVLLNYCFKIVTKPRVIIPNIIWTPRYM
- a CDS encoding uroporphyrinogen-III synthase; its protein translation is MKIKTILISQPEPENLRSPFFDLADKYNVKISFRKFIQVEEIPAIEFLKERINILDHSSVIITSRTSIENFFRICEETRVDVPPSMKFFCPSESYALYLQKYTTYRKRKIFFPKRRNQSMKDVIMKHKKDNFFIPCSNISSNEIPSFLSKNNLKYSTATLYKTVSSDLSDLDINEFDVVAFFSPAGIISLQENFNGFKQNDIKIAAFGNNTKSALEDIGLSVDIEAPTPQAPSMKMALEQFIKSNK
- a CDS encoding DUF4271 domain-containing protein gives rise to the protein MKRFLFILLFVIGLLKIVYTIPLINNDSIRLDNNTEINLELFNFGNHSLDAKNIQKRNFNNGKQLKFIEKALSDNTLLFYAFIMLFIIIIFIRTASSEYYDDLYKSIFSKEYLIREYKRKHSTFLINNILLDIVFIIILSIFFFEFLWNEYHYLYAEILLWITGFFISQIIIVSTFYKLMYGTKYNNFHLMTVSRFNRILAIILTPIVFVSTYLKEPYQGYFSQFIILVLIIAISFRTVRIFFQIKKVFTFSSLYIFLYLCTFEISLYILFFKETGWFTK
- the radA gene encoding DNA repair protein RadA — encoded protein: MAKTKTIYVCQNCGTKSVKWQGKCSGCGEWNTFVEEVIQDSKTIEQVATASKKLNISNLENFDSVNVQRIQLPDKEFNRVVGGGIVPGSLILLGGEPGIGKSTLLLQLAVMLQDKKVLYVSGEESVGQIKIRAKRINIKNKNCLLVAETKLETIAQAIENENPSIIIIDSIQTLTTNVIDNTAGSVTQIRECTARLSDIAKVKNIPIFLVGHITKEGYIAGPKILEHMVDTVLYFEGDRNYDYRILRTIKNRFGSISDIGIYEMNEKGLREVKNPSEVLLSQRDIDLSGISIAATIEGIRPMLIEIQALVAPTYYGTPQRTTTGFDSKRMSMLLAVLEKRCDLKMNSQDVFLNIAGGIKVKDPSIDLSAVIAIASSFNDFPIKDNVCFVGEVGLSGEIRPVKQLEKRITEAEKLGFDKIYVSSYNKNINSKNSSIEIIAMDTVAKLIKHLF
- the rnhA gene encoding ribonuclease HI — its product is MSNKIIIYTDGSAFGNPGPGGYGIVLKFGDKRKEIYKGFRKTTNNRMELLAVIIAMKSLKTNKIKVIIHSDSSYVVNSITKGWVFNWEKKAFKKKKNVDLWKKFLEIYPKFDIEFKWVKAHAGNPENERCDKLAKLGAENPTEIDTEYESSQ
- a CDS encoding TIGR00725 family protein, which codes for MRKISVGVIGDAGIERDSEIYLLAQNLGKTLVDNNYRIVNGGMSGIMEAVCKGATESDNYTDGMVIGIIPGFDPKYSNKYIDVVIPTGLDTYRNAIVANSDAVVAIGGRAGTLSEMAFAWTFKRMLMAYKIHGWSGKLADTKIDDRKRIEWEGDKVFGVSNANEVIEFIKKNLKYYDARHYSIISKMKEHNYKL